ACAATCCCCTCTGAAATCACCACTCTCCCAAATCTAAAACTTTTATGGGCACCAAGAGCGACATTAGAGGGCAGGTTTCCCGACAATTGGGGGACATGTGGCAGCTTGGAAATGATCAACCTGGCCCAGAATCTTTTCTCCGGTGAAATCCCCAAAGGATTCAATATCTGCAAAAACCTAAATTTTCTTGATTTGAGCTCCAACAAGCTAACCGGTGAAATCAGTGACAAACTTCGTGTCCCTTGTATGACAGTGTTCGATGTCAGTAGCAATCACCTCTCAGGGTCAATTCCGTCTTTTCACAACACCACCTGCGAACCCTTGAATCCCTCATCAACATACCTTCAGTTTTTCGCATCGAAAACGGTAAATTCTTTGTTTTTACCAACCGATAACAGGAATCTTGCAGTAATTCATAACATCGGTAACAACAATTTCACGGGCGGGTTATCTTCCATACCCATTTCAAGAACAGGGGAAAACACGGTTTATGCATTTTTAGCAGGCGAAAACGCGCTCACCGGTGAATTTCCAGGGGTGCTATTTGAAAACTGTGCGAAATTGAAAGGGTTGGTTGTGAACGTTAGCTCCAACGGGTTATCAGGTCAAATCCCGGTCAACATCGGTCAAACTTGCCGGATTTTGACTTTCTTGGACTTATCCGGTAACCGCATCTCCGGGACAATTCCGGTTGGATTTGGTGATTTGGATTCCCTCGTTTCGGTTAATTTGAGCCGGAATATGTTATCCGGCGAGATTCCGGGCAGTTTTGACAAGATTAAGGATCTCAAGAATCTTTCTTTATCCGGAAACAATCTCACGGGTCGAATTCCATCGGGTTTAGGAGATGTCAAATCTCTACAAGTTCTAGAACTTTCATCGAATTCATTATCCGGTGAGATTCCGGAAGATCTCGTGAATCTCAAGAATCTAACTGTTCTCTTACTCAACAACAACAAATTATCCGGAAAGATTCCATCGGGTTTAGCAAAcgtgaaaactttacaaaaatTCAACGTCTCATTCAACAACTTATCGGGCCCACTACCCTCAAACGAAAACCTAATGAAATGCAGCAGTCTTCTCGGAAACCCGTatctacaatcatgtaaaatCTCTCCGGCGACATCCTCACCGGAGCAACCCGTCTCCGGCGACTTCTCGAATCTCTCTGGGAGCCCAATTCCCGGCCCGAAGGACCGGAACCGAAACGGTTTCAGTTCAATCGAAATCGCCTCGATCACATCCGCATCCGCTATCTTCTCCGTTATGATCGCGCTTTTTGTCCTGTTTTGTTGTACAAAATGGCGACCGAAATCCGCGGGTCGCGGGCACGGGTCGACCCGTAAGGAGGTTACGGTTTTTACCGATATTGGTGTCCCGGTCACTTTCGAGAACGTGGTTCGGGCAACGGGCAGTTTCAACGCGAGCAATTGTATTGGGAACGGTGGGTTCGGGGCGACTTACAAGGCGGAGATTTCGCCCGGGTTTTTGGTGGCGATAAAGCGGTTAGCGGTGGGCCGGTTTCAAGGCGTGCAACAATTCGACGCGGAAATCAAGACCCTCGGGCGGCTCCGCCACCCGAATCTCGTAACCCTAATCGGATACCACGCGAGCGAGACCGAAATGTTCTTGATTTACAACTATTTACCGGGCGGGAACCTCGAAAGATTCATCCAAGAACGATCGATCCGAGCCGTCGATTGGCGCGTCCTACACAAGATCGCGTTAGACATCGCACGGGCCCTCGCGTATCTACACGACCAATGCGTACCGCGTGTCCTCCACCGCGATGTGAAGCCGAGTAACATTTTATTGGACGAAGATTTCAACGCGTATTTATCGGATTTCGGGCTCGCGAGGCTTTTGGGGACGTCAGAGACACACGCGACCACCGGAGTCGCCGGAACTTTTGGTTACGTGGCGCCGGAGTACGCGATGACGTGTCG
The genomic region above belongs to Lactuca sativa cultivar Salinas chromosome 4, Lsat_Salinas_v11, whole genome shotgun sequence and contains:
- the LOC111919476 gene encoding LRR receptor-like serine/threonine-protein kinase RPK2 — protein: MGRLHKPFNFLLITLLVFTTSYFHAVSGDDSDKSALLEFKAAVSDLSGVLMSWNLSSSDHCSWIGVTCGSDSRVVAINITGGGNSGDFTCSKYNQFPLYGFGIVKNCLDLNAKLVGNLSSAISKLSELRILSLPFNDLSGEIPSEIWGMEKLEVIDLEGNSIHGNLQSHFTGLKSLRVLNLGFNQISGEIPNSVSQFKNLQVLNLAGNHINGSIPIFLDKFGDLRGLYLSFNQLSGNIPIEIGYNCGNLENLELAGNLLVGGIPSSLGNCTKLQSLLLYSNLLQEEIPIELGRLKTLQVLDISRNSLSGPIPRELGSCLNLSIVVFSNLFNPIPTFSIPDNNFLQLAPEDEFNYFEGTIPSEITTLPNLKLLWAPRATLEGRFPDNWGTCGSLEMINLAQNLFSGEIPKGFNICKNLNFLDLSSNKLTGEISDKLRVPCMTVFDVSSNHLSGSIPSFHNTTCEPLNPSSTYLQFFASKTVNSLFLPTDNRNLAVIHNIGNNNFTGGLSSIPISRTGENTVYAFLAGENALTGEFPGVLFENCAKLKGLVVNVSSNGLSGQIPVNIGQTCRILTFLDLSGNRISGTIPVGFGDLDSLVSVNLSRNMLSGEIPGSFDKIKDLKNLSLSGNNLTGRIPSGLGDVKSLQVLELSSNSLSGEIPEDLVNLKNLTVLLLNNNKLSGKIPSGLANVKTLQKFNVSFNNLSGPLPSNENLMKCSSLLGNPYLQSCKISPATSSPEQPVSGDFSNLSGSPIPGPKDRNRNGFSSIEIASITSASAIFSVMIALFVLFCCTKWRPKSAGRGHGSTRKEVTVFTDIGVPVTFENVVRATGSFNASNCIGNGGFGATYKAEISPGFLVAIKRLAVGRFQGVQQFDAEIKTLGRLRHPNLVTLIGYHASETEMFLIYNYLPGGNLERFIQERSIRAVDWRVLHKIALDIARALAYLHDQCVPRVLHRDVKPSNILLDEDFNAYLSDFGLARLLGTSETHATTGVAGTFGYVAPEYAMTCRVSDKADVYSYGVVLLELISDKKALDPSFSSYGNGFNIVGWACMLLRQGRAKEFFTGGLWDAGPHDDLVEVLHLAVVCTVDSLSTRPTMKQVVRRLKQLQPPSC